From the genome of Streptomyces sp. NBC_01260, one region includes:
- a CDS encoding methyltransferase domain-containing protein translates to MTATLPRILPSPDGKPLPPEGTATAFRAFTPELAAGRRAWTAAGAAFLAGLFDQLAPDRDTTQATGRDDPVRDALTCGGPLHHSTCLELGSGAGTGTGAGQFTRLLASVFPTVISLDLSEQMLRQAAGRSAAGVRADAGALAVADASIPTVAAIDVLLFPTETARVQAPDDVLLWINQLAVETIRPVREEIERRIRGLLAELGIETA, encoded by the coding sequence GTGACTGCCACATTGCCCCGGATCCTGCCCAGCCCGGACGGCAAGCCGCTCCCACCCGAGGGAACGGCGACCGCCTTCCGCGCCTTCACGCCCGAACTGGCCGCCGGCCGACGCGCCTGGACGGCCGCCGGAGCTGCCTTCCTTGCCGGACTGTTCGACCAGCTCGCCCCCGATCGGGACACCACCCAGGCAACCGGCCGCGACGACCCGGTACGCGACGCCCTCACCTGCGGCGGCCCCCTGCACCACAGCACCTGCCTGGAACTGGGCTCCGGTGCCGGCACCGGCACCGGCGCCGGCCAGTTCACCCGCCTTCTCGCGTCCGTCTTCCCGACCGTGATCAGCCTCGACCTCTCCGAGCAGATGCTCCGCCAGGCCGCCGGCCGCTCCGCGGCAGGCGTCCGCGCGGACGCCGGCGCCCTGGCCGTCGCCGATGCCTCCATCCCTACCGTCGCCGCCATCGACGTGCTCCTGTTCCCCACCGAAACAGCCCGGGTCCAGGCCCCGGACGACGTACTGCTGTGGATCAACCAACTCGCCGTCGAGACGATCCGCCCGGTCCGGGAGGAGATCGAACGGCGCATCCGCGGACTGCTCGCCGAACTCGGCATCGAGACGGCATGA
- a CDS encoding permease, with translation MHAVLHALSIAGSMTWEITWALILGFALSAVVQAVVRKSTVVSLLGDDLPRTLAIAAGLGAASSSCSYAAVALARSLFRKGANFTAAMAFEIASTNLVVELGVILALLMGWQFTAAEFVGGPIMIVVLAVLFRLFLRDKLLRQAREQAARGLAGSMEGHAAMDMSVQREGSFARRLFSREGFTSTSQVFVMEWAAILRDLVIGLLIAGAIAAWVPDSFWRTFFFDGHPLASKLWGPLIGPLVAIASFVCSIGNVPLAVVLWKGGISFGGVVAFVFADLLILPILNIYRKYYGTKMTLFLLGTFYLSMVVAGYIVEFTFGGLGLIPDRADAVIPMEGVTWNYTTWLNIAFLILAAALLTRFFRSGGISMLRMMGGSPTTEHDHSAHQHTGPRQGPGGPHGGHRR, from the coding sequence ATCCACGCCGTACTGCACGCACTGTCGATCGCCGGTTCCATGACCTGGGAGATCACCTGGGCCCTGATCCTGGGCTTCGCCCTGTCCGCCGTCGTGCAGGCCGTCGTCCGTAAGTCCACCGTCGTCTCCCTGCTCGGCGACGACCTCCCCCGCACCCTGGCCATTGCCGCCGGTCTCGGCGCCGCCTCGTCCTCGTGCTCCTACGCGGCTGTGGCCCTGGCCCGCTCGCTGTTCCGCAAGGGCGCGAACTTCACCGCCGCGATGGCCTTCGAGATCGCCTCCACCAACCTCGTCGTCGAACTCGGTGTCATCCTGGCTCTGCTGATGGGCTGGCAGTTCACCGCGGCGGAGTTCGTCGGCGGCCCCATCATGATCGTCGTGCTGGCAGTGCTGTTCCGGCTCTTCCTGCGCGACAAGCTCCTGCGCCAGGCCCGCGAACAGGCAGCACGCGGGCTCGCCGGCTCGATGGAGGGTCACGCGGCGATGGACATGTCCGTCCAGCGGGAGGGCTCCTTCGCCCGCCGGCTGTTCTCTCGCGAGGGCTTCACCTCCACGAGCCAAGTCTTCGTCATGGAGTGGGCGGCGATCCTGCGCGACCTGGTGATCGGCCTGCTCATCGCCGGCGCCATCGCCGCGTGGGTGCCGGACTCCTTCTGGCGCACGTTCTTCTTCGACGGCCACCCGCTGGCATCCAAGCTGTGGGGCCCGCTGATCGGCCCGCTGGTCGCGATCGCCTCGTTCGTCTGCTCGATCGGCAACGTGCCGCTCGCGGTCGTCCTGTGGAAGGGCGGCATCAGCTTCGGCGGAGTCGTCGCGTTCGTCTTCGCCGACCTGCTGATCCTGCCGATCCTCAACATCTACCGGAAGTACTACGGCACAAAGATGACGCTCTTCCTCCTCGGCACGTTCTACCTCTCCATGGTCGTCGCCGGCTACATCGTGGAGTTCACCTTCGGCGGCCTGGGCCTCATCCCCGACCGGGCCGACGCCGTGATCCCCATGGAGGGCGTCACCTGGAACTACACGACCTGGCTCAACATCGCCTTTCTCATCCTGGCTGCCGCCCTCCTCACCCGGTTCTTCCGCAGCGGCGGCATCTCGATGCTCCGCATGATGGGAGGCTCCCCCACCACAGAACACGACCACTCAGCCCACCAGCACACCGGCCCGCGCCAGGGCCCCGGAGGACCGCACGGGGGCCACCGCCGCTGA